A stretch of the Neofelis nebulosa isolate mNeoNeb1 chromosome 1, mNeoNeb1.pri, whole genome shotgun sequence genome encodes the following:
- the LOC131520212 gene encoding G-protein coupled receptor 183 has product MMDTKMDNNFTTASAATQESDCDLYSHHNTARILMPLHYSIVFIIGLVGNVLALVVIVQNRKKINSTTLYSTNLVISDILFTTALPTRIAYYALGFDWRMGEALCRITALVFYINTYAGVNFMTCLSIDRFFAVVHPLRYNKMKRIEHAKGICIFVWIVVFAQTLPLLIKPMSKQEEERTTCMEYPNFEETKSLPWILLGACFIGYVLPLLVILICYSQICCKLFKTAKQNPLTEKSGVNKKALNTIIFIIVVFVLCFTPYHVAIIQHMIKKLQSPDLLECSQKHSFQISLHFTVCLMNFNCCMDPFIYFFACKGYKRKVMKMLKRQVSVSISSAVKSAPEENSREMTETQTMIHSKSLNGK; this is encoded by the coding sequence ATGATGGATACAAAAATGGACAACAATTTTACTACAGCCTCTGCAGCAACTCAGGAAAGTGACTGTGACCTCTATTCACACCACAACACAGCCAGGATACTAATGCCTCTGCATTACAGCATTGTCTTCATAATCGGGCTTGTGGGAAATGTGCTAGCCTTGGTTGTTATTgttcaaaacaggaaaaaaatcaactctaCCACCCTATATTCAACAAATCTGGTGATTTCTGACATACTTTTTACCACTGCTTTGCCTACACGGATAGCCTACTATGCACTGGGCTTTGACTGGAGAATGGGTGAAGCTTTGTGTAGGATAACTGCTCTTGTGTTTTACATCAACACATACGCAGGTGTGAACTTCATGACCTGCTTGAGCATTGACCGGTTCTTTGCTGTGGTGCACCCTCTGCGATAcaacaagatgaaaagaattgaACATGCAAAAGGCATTTGCATATTTGTCTGGATTGTAGTATTCGCTCAAACACTCCCACTACTCATAAAACCTATGTcaaagcaggaggaagaaaggactACATGCATGGAGTATCCGAactttgaagaaacaaaatctctTCCCTGGATTCTGCTGGGTGCGTGTTTCATAGGATACGTGCTCCCTCTCCTAGTCATTCTCATCTGCTATTCTCAAATCTGTTGCAAACTCTTTAAAACTGCCAAACAAAACCCACTGACTGAGAAATCTGGTGTAAACAAAAAGGCTCTcaacacaattatttttataattgttgtgtttgttctctgtttcACACCTTACCATGTTGCAATTATTCAACACATGATTAAGAAGCTTCAGTCTCCTGATTTACTGGAATGTAGCCAAAAACATTCGTTCCAGATTTCTCTGCACTTTACGGTATGTCTGATGAACTTCAATTGCTGCATGGACcctttcatatatttctttgcATGTAAAGGGTACAAGAGAAAGGTTATGAAGATGTTGAAGCGTCAGGTCAGTGTATCAATTTCCAGTGCCGTGAAGTCAGCTCCTGAAGAAAACTCACGTGAAATGACAGAAACTCAAACAATGATACATTCCAAGTCTTTAAATGGAAAGTAA